In the Streptomyces formicae genome, one interval contains:
- a CDS encoding class I SAM-dependent methyltransferase, which yields MGAGVGEVEAEGRLWDQGTQDWAEFQEAQFQSSFEDALGQAGVGPGSKVLDVGCGSGLLLRLAAARGATTAGLDASPGLLGIARERLPEGSDLRVGDLQELPYEDGEFDVLLSFNALRYARDPVAAVRGFGRVVRSGGAVVLGGWGEPVKCETTAMLFDVLALLPEPPAGSGTDAANTPTEVRRAVRGAGLPIVFTKELSCPFGYPDLTTAWSALGATGLLRHASSVAGERTVRAVFDRHFRGSVRADGTVVQHNTCEYAIARVP from the coding sequence ATGGGAGCCGGTGTGGGCGAGGTGGAGGCGGAGGGCCGGTTATGGGACCAAGGCACCCAGGACTGGGCCGAGTTCCAGGAGGCCCAGTTCCAGTCGTCCTTCGAGGACGCGTTGGGGCAGGCAGGAGTCGGCCCCGGCAGCAAGGTGCTCGACGTGGGCTGCGGATCGGGGCTGCTGCTGCGGCTCGCCGCGGCGCGCGGTGCCACGACGGCGGGGCTCGACGCCTCGCCCGGACTGCTCGGCATCGCCCGCGAGCGACTGCCCGAAGGGTCCGACCTGCGCGTCGGTGACCTTCAGGAACTTCCCTACGAAGACGGGGAGTTCGACGTCCTGCTCTCGTTCAACGCGCTGCGCTACGCGCGCGATCCGGTCGCCGCGGTGCGCGGCTTCGGCCGGGTCGTGCGGTCCGGCGGAGCGGTGGTCCTCGGCGGCTGGGGCGAACCGGTCAAGTGCGAGACCACCGCGATGCTCTTCGACGTGCTCGCGCTGCTGCCCGAACCCCCGGCGGGATCCGGGACCGACGCGGCCAACACGCCCACGGAGGTGCGGCGCGCGGTGCGCGGGGCCGGGCTGCCGATCGTCTTCACCAAGGAGCTCTCCTGCCCCTTCGGCTACCCGGACCTGACGACGGCCTGGTCGGCCCTCGGCGCCACCGGGCTGCTGCGGCACGCGAGTTCGGTGGCGGGCGAGCGTACCGTCCGCGCCGTCTTCGACCGGCACTTCAGGGGCTCCGTGCGCGCCGACGGCACCGTCGTGCAGCACAACACCTGCGAGTACGCGATCGCCCGAGTTCCATAA
- a CDS encoding MBL fold metallo-hydrolase yields MTTSTKRITFTKKSHACVRLEKDGRTLVIDPGVFSEDDAALGADAILVTHEHPDHFNEERLRAGMAANPAAEIWTLKSVADQLSAAFPGRVHTVGDGDTFTAAGFDVQVHGELHAVIHPDIPRITNVGYLVDGSVFHPGDALTVPDQPVETLMLPVMAPWNKISEVIEYVREVKPRRAYDIHDALLTDLARPIYDNQIGALGGAEHLRLTPGESADL; encoded by the coding sequence ATGACGACCTCCACCAAGCGCATCACGTTCACGAAGAAGTCCCACGCGTGCGTGCGTCTCGAAAAGGACGGACGCACGCTCGTCATCGACCCGGGCGTCTTCAGCGAGGACGACGCGGCCCTGGGCGCCGACGCGATCCTCGTCACCCACGAGCACCCCGACCACTTCAACGAGGAGCGGCTGAGGGCGGGCATGGCGGCCAACCCGGCCGCCGAGATCTGGACCCTCAAGTCCGTCGCCGACCAGCTCTCGGCCGCCTTTCCCGGGCGGGTGCACACCGTGGGCGACGGCGACACGTTCACGGCGGCCGGGTTCGACGTCCAGGTGCACGGCGAGCTGCACGCCGTGATCCACCCGGACATCCCGCGGATCACCAACGTCGGCTATCTGGTGGACGGTTCGGTGTTCCACCCTGGTGACGCGCTGACCGTCCCCGACCAGCCGGTCGAGACGCTGATGCTCCCCGTGATGGCCCCCTGGAACAAGATCTCCGAGGTCATCGAGTACGTACGCGAGGTCAAGCCCCGGCGCGCGTACGACATCCACGACGCGCTGCTCACCGATCTGGCCCGGCCGATCTACGACAACCAGATCGGCGCCCTGGGCGGCGCCGAGCACCTGCGGCTGACACCCGGGGAGTCGGCCGACCTGTGA
- a CDS encoding exodeoxyribonuclease III: MRIATWNVNSITARLPRLLAWLENTGTDVLCIQETKTTAEAFPADELRELGYESAVNATGRWNGVALVSKVGLDDVVKGLPGGPDYDGAEEPRAISATCGPVRVWSVYVPNGREVEHAHYAYKLQWFEALKAAIAKDAAGPRPFAVLGDFNVAPTDDDVWDPALFEGATHVTPAERAALAALRETGLTDVVPRPLKYAHPFTFWDYRELGFPKNKGMRIDLVYGNEPFAKAVTDSYVDREERKGKGASDHAPVVVDLEV; encoded by the coding sequence ATGCGCATTGCGACCTGGAACGTGAACTCGATCACCGCTCGGCTGCCGAGGCTCCTGGCCTGGCTGGAGAACACCGGCACGGACGTGCTGTGCATCCAGGAGACCAAGACGACGGCCGAGGCGTTCCCCGCCGACGAGCTCCGCGAGCTCGGCTACGAGTCGGCGGTGAACGCGACCGGGCGGTGGAACGGCGTCGCGCTCGTCTCCAAGGTGGGGCTTGACGACGTCGTCAAGGGACTGCCCGGCGGTCCCGACTACGACGGCGCGGAGGAGCCCCGCGCCATCTCCGCGACCTGCGGCCCGGTCCGCGTCTGGTCGGTGTACGTGCCGAACGGCCGCGAGGTGGAGCACGCGCACTACGCGTACAAGCTCCAGTGGTTCGAGGCACTGAAGGCGGCGATCGCGAAGGACGCGGCGGGCCCGCGCCCGTTCGCCGTCCTCGGCGACTTCAACGTGGCACCCACCGACGACGACGTCTGGGACCCGGCGCTCTTCGAGGGCGCCACGCACGTCACCCCGGCCGAGCGCGCCGCCCTCGCGGCCCTGCGCGAGACGGGCCTGACCGACGTCGTGCCGCGCCCCCTCAAGTACGCGCACCCGTTCACCTTCTGGGACTACCGGGAGCTCGGCTTCCCCAAGAACAAGGGCATGCGCATCGACCTGGTCTACGGGAACGAGCCCTTCGCGAAGGCCGTCACCGACTCGTACGTGGACCGCGAGGAGCGCAAGGGCAAGGGCGCCTCGGACCACGCCCCTGTCGTGGTCGACCTGGAGGTGTAG
- the accD gene encoding acetyl-CoA carboxylase, carboxyltransferase subunit beta: protein MTVSSARPHHADPADRAGAGRGSPAQNTGTDSDSDSDWAVCDACHGVVYRTRLRRALQVCPDCGHHHRLSAHERLSTLLDPGSVRQLDFPVAARDPLDFTDTQPYAERLARARAATGLDEAVLCARGALAGRPVVVAVMDFRFLGGSLGSAVGELVTRAAEEALRTRTPFLVVTASGGARMQEGAHSLMQMAKTGSAFARLRAAGVFTVSLITDPTYGGVAASFATLADVIVAESGTRLGFAGPRVIEQTIRQRLPEGFQTAEFLLEHGLVDGVYRRGALRPALARLLAAADRPAPAGTAREPLPGPARQPAPDPAPNEPPEYVVTDPALLPDRAPWPVVKGSRELERPTVLDYAGRVLDGFEELRGDRASGDCAAMVGGIGTLDGVPVMLIGHQKGHTPAELAARNYAMASPAGYRKAGRLMCLAARIGLPVVTLIDTPGAHPGIEAEENGQAFAIAESLCLMSTLPVPVVAVVIGEGGSGGALGLAVADRVLICENATYSVISPEGCAAILWQDPAAAPRAADELGLVPERLLRHGIVDGVVREPEGGAHTDPGLAAERLRGALWWALRDSLALSPDELVARRTRRYRDMDGSVRHGEALCSARS from the coding sequence ATGACCGTGAGCAGCGCCCGACCACACCATGCCGACCCGGCCGACCGGGCCGGGGCGGGGCGCGGGTCCCCGGCGCAGAACACCGGAACCGACTCCGACTCCGACTCCGACTGGGCCGTCTGCGACGCCTGCCACGGGGTCGTCTACCGCACGCGGCTGCGGCGCGCCCTCCAGGTCTGCCCCGACTGCGGCCACCACCACCGGCTGAGCGCCCACGAGCGGCTGAGCACGCTCCTGGACCCGGGCTCCGTACGGCAGTTGGACTTTCCCGTCGCCGCGCGGGACCCGCTGGACTTCACCGACACCCAGCCGTACGCCGAGCGCCTCGCCCGCGCCCGCGCCGCCACCGGTCTCGACGAGGCGGTGCTCTGCGCGCGCGGCGCCCTGGCCGGGCGGCCCGTGGTCGTGGCGGTCATGGACTTCCGGTTCCTCGGCGGCAGTCTCGGCAGCGCGGTCGGCGAACTCGTCACGCGCGCGGCCGAGGAGGCGCTGCGCACCCGCACGCCGTTCCTCGTCGTCACCGCGTCGGGCGGGGCCCGGATGCAGGAGGGCGCCCACTCGCTCATGCAGATGGCCAAGACCGGCTCCGCGTTCGCGCGGCTGCGGGCGGCCGGGGTGTTCACCGTCTCGCTGATCACCGACCCGACGTACGGCGGTGTCGCCGCGTCCTTCGCCACGCTCGCCGACGTGATCGTCGCCGAGTCCGGCACCCGGCTCGGCTTCGCGGGGCCGCGCGTGATCGAGCAGACCATCCGCCAGCGGCTGCCCGAGGGCTTCCAGACCGCCGAGTTCCTGCTCGAACACGGCCTGGTGGACGGGGTGTACCGGCGCGGCGCGCTGCGCCCCGCGCTCGCGCGGCTGCTCGCGGCCGCCGACCGCCCCGCCCCGGCGGGGACCGCGCGTGAGCCCCTGCCGGGACCGGCGCGCCAGCCCGCGCCCGACCCCGCGCCGAACGAGCCGCCCGAGTACGTCGTGACCGACCCGGCGCTGCTCCCCGACCGCGCCCCGTGGCCGGTGGTCAAGGGCTCGCGCGAGCTGGAGCGCCCCACCGTGCTCGACTACGCGGGCCGCGTCCTCGACGGCTTCGAGGAGTTGCGCGGGGACCGCGCCTCGGGCGACTGCGCGGCCATGGTCGGCGGGATCGGCACCCTGGACGGCGTGCCCGTCATGCTCATCGGCCACCAGAAGGGGCACACTCCTGCCGAACTGGCCGCCCGCAACTACGCGATGGCGTCCCCTGCCGGGTACCGCAAGGCGGGGCGCCTCATGTGCCTGGCCGCCCGCATCGGCCTGCCCGTGGTGACCCTCATCGACACCCCCGGCGCCCATCCGGGCATCGAGGCGGAGGAGAACGGACAGGCTTTCGCGATCGCCGAGAGCCTCTGCCTGATGAGCACCCTGCCCGTCCCGGTGGTCGCCGTCGTCATCGGCGAAGGCGGCAGTGGCGGCGCGCTGGGGCTTGCCGTCGCCGACCGCGTGCTGATCTGCGAGAACGCCACGTACTCGGTGATCAGCCCGGAGGGCTGCGCCGCGATCCTGTGGCAGGACCCCGCGGCCGCGCCCCGGGCCGCCGACGAACTCGGCCTGGTACCCGAGCGGTTGCTGCGGCACGGCATCGTGGACGGCGTGGTGCGCGAGCCGGAGGGCGGCGCGCACACCGACCCCGGCCTGGCCGCCGAGCGGCTGCGCGGCGCGCTCTGGTGGGCCCTGCGGGACTCCCTCGCGCTCTCCCCCGACGAGCTGGTCGCCCGGCGCACCCGACGCTACCGGGACATGGACGGCTCCGTGCGGCACGGGGAGGCGCTGTGTTCCGCAAGGTCCTGA
- the pcaC gene encoding 4-carboxymuconolactone decarboxylase: protein MSETPMNTLQYRFDGPEDAPVLILGASLGTTWHMWDRQIPELTRHWRVFRFDMPGHGGAPAHPCGSVGELAGRLLATLDELGVQRFGYAGCAFGGAIGVELALRHPQRVASLALIAASPRFGTADEFRQRGVIVRSNGLDPIARSAPDRWFTPGFAAAQPAITDWAVQMVRTTDPGCYIAACEALAAFDVRAELGRVGVPTLVLVGSEDQVTGQGEARTLVAGIPDARLAVVPGASHLAPVEQPAAVTDLLVRHFSTAWQQDTQAAITAPPVKPVLAPPLVPPMAEIAPMEQPEAVEGAARPDPYEAGIKVRREVLGDAHVDQALAAADDFSGDFQELITRYAWGEVWNRPGLDRRSRSCVTLTALVAGGHLDELAFHTKAALRNGLTPAEIKEVLLQAAVYCGVPAANAAFKVAQGVIREETTPQE from the coding sequence GTGAGTGAGACACCGATGAACACCCTGCAATACCGCTTTGACGGGCCGGAAGACGCCCCTGTCCTGATCTTGGGTGCCTCACTGGGTACCACCTGGCACATGTGGGATCGGCAGATACCCGAGCTGACCCGGCACTGGCGGGTCTTCCGCTTCGACATGCCCGGGCACGGCGGGGCGCCCGCCCATCCCTGCGGGTCCGTGGGCGAGCTCGCCGGGCGGCTGCTCGCGACGCTCGACGAGCTCGGGGTGCAGCGCTTCGGGTACGCGGGCTGTGCCTTCGGCGGGGCCATCGGTGTCGAGCTGGCGCTGCGGCATCCGCAGCGCGTCGCTTCGCTGGCGCTGATCGCCGCCTCGCCGAGGTTCGGCACCGCCGACGAGTTCCGTCAGCGCGGTGTCATCGTGCGCAGCAACGGGCTCGACCCGATCGCGCGCTCCGCGCCCGACCGCTGGTTCACGCCCGGGTTCGCGGCCGCGCAGCCCGCGATCACCGACTGGGCCGTACAGATGGTGCGCACCACCGATCCGGGGTGCTACATCGCCGCCTGTGAGGCGCTCGCCGCCTTTGACGTGCGGGCCGAGCTGGGCAGGGTCGGGGTGCCCACGCTGGTGCTCGTGGGGTCCGAGGACCAGGTCACGGGGCAGGGGGAGGCGCGCACGCTCGTCGCGGGGATCCCCGACGCGCGGCTCGCCGTGGTGCCGGGGGCCTCGCACCTCGCGCCCGTGGAGCAGCCCGCCGCCGTGACCGACCTGCTCGTGCGGCACTTCTCGACGGCCTGGCAGCAGGACACCCAGGCCGCGATCACCGCGCCGCCGGTCAAGCCCGTGCTCGCCCCGCCGCTCGTGCCGCCCATGGCGGAGATCGCGCCCATGGAGCAGCCCGAGGCCGTGGAGGGGGCGGCGAGACCCGATCCGTACGAGGCGGGGATCAAGGTCCGTCGCGAGGTGCTCGGCGACGCCCACGTCGACCAGGCGCTCGCCGCCGCCGACGACTTCTCGGGCGACTTCCAGGAGCTGATCACGCGCTACGCGTGGGGCGAGGTCTGGAACCGGCCGGGGCTCGACCGCCGCTCCCGCAGCTGCGTCACGCTGACCGCGCTCGTCGCCGGTGGGCACCTGGACGAGCTGGCGTTCCACACCAAGGCCGCGCTGCGCAACGGGCTGACCCCCGCCGAGATCAAGGAAGTGCTGCTTCAGGCCGCCGTCTACTGCGGCGTCCCGGCGGCGAACGCCGCCTTCAAGGTCGCCCAGGGCGTGATCCGCGAGGAAACCACGCCCCAGGAGTAG
- a CDS encoding MarR family winged helix-turn-helix transcriptional regulator gives MTTTTAPPAAGKAAQSALLGSLLDFAQAHQDQLVRTAADLGITVPQARALYHVVTAPTVRKLAVKLRCDASYVTGLVDRLEERKLMKRHVDPDDRRVKMLTLTAAGRRMHTKVARTMDTAPALEALTEEEKTRLGALMEKVSAQVPAGH, from the coding sequence ATGACCACGACCACGGCGCCGCCCGCGGCCGGCAAGGCGGCGCAGAGCGCGCTGCTCGGCAGCCTGTTGGACTTCGCGCAGGCGCACCAGGACCAACTGGTGCGCACCGCCGCCGACTTGGGCATCACCGTGCCCCAGGCGCGGGCGCTCTACCACGTCGTCACGGCACCGACCGTGCGGAAACTCGCTGTGAAGCTGCGTTGCGATGCCTCCTACGTCACGGGTCTCGTGGACCGCCTCGAAGAGCGCAAGCTCATGAAGCGGCATGTGGATCCGGACGACCGCAGGGTCAAGATGCTCACCCTGACCGCCGCGGGCCGCCGGATGCACACGAAGGTGGCGCGCACCATGGACACGGCGCCCGCCCTCGAAGCGCTCACCGAAGAGGAGAAGACGCGGCTCGGCGCCCTCATGGAGAAGGTGTCGGCACAGGTGCCCGCGGGGCACTGA
- a CDS encoding TcmI family type II polyketide cyclase, whose amino-acid sequence MHTTLIVARHLPGSEAEIARLFAESDASGLPEQIGVRTRKLFTFHDVYIHQVESEVAAGPSIESHRKNPLFQQISKALDEYIQPYQGSWGSIHAASATQFYQWERGRGVVPVE is encoded by the coding sequence ATGCACACCACGTTGATCGTCGCGCGGCACCTGCCCGGGAGCGAGGCCGAGATCGCCCGCCTCTTCGCCGAGTCGGACGCCAGCGGACTGCCCGAGCAGATCGGTGTCCGCACCCGCAAGCTCTTCACCTTCCACGACGTGTACATCCACCAGGTCGAGTCCGAGGTCGCGGCGGGACCGAGCATCGAGAGCCACCGCAAGAACCCGCTCTTCCAGCAGATCAGCAAGGCGCTCGACGAGTACATCCAGCCCTACCAAGGCAGTTGGGGCTCCATCCACGCCGCGTCGGCGACGCAGTTCTACCAGTGGGAGCGGGGCCGCGGCGTAGTCCCCGTCGAGTAG
- a CDS encoding SGNH/GDSL hydrolase family protein has protein sequence MRRRIWGTATVLALLTGIAPVASAGATTGHGPRPLPLERLFDNRAVSDDARPADADFDGSGGSLSARDLTAAGWTPGRTLAVDGSRLSWPRTAPGDDDNVRADGQSVRVRGRGDALAFLVAGTGGGATGTGTVRYRDGSRGTYRLTAPDWRTGPPATKAVALPHINTPGGQLAQQARLYVVTVPLVRGREVASVDLPRDPGAADLHVFALSVRARTKGWTGTWSASTAGYTTVGPWTDRTVRLVVHTSTGGPRVRIRLDNTFAAAPVRIGGATVAVQGAGAEAASEPRRLTFRGSAGTEIPAGAQAFSDPLAFDVPADANLLVSFHLPGPVTTAPVHSQAIQRSYVSTPGDHAAESSATAYTSTITNWPLLTGVDVSGGPGSVVLLGDSITDGVKSTQDANHRWPNVLATRLLNQSEVPRYGVLNQGISANRVVADRYSGDGVSTDTGGVSALHRLDRDVLAQTSARTVVVFEGVNDVRWGASADQVIAGLREIADRAHARGLRAVAATIAPCEGESLCTVAADAERRAVNAYLRDNSDYDAVLDFDAVLRDPARPARILPAYDSGDHLHPGDAGLAALAKSVDLRLLAR, from the coding sequence GTGCGCCGAAGAATCTGGGGAACGGCCACCGTGCTCGCCCTGCTCACCGGCATCGCCCCGGTGGCCTCCGCCGGGGCCACCACCGGACACGGACCCCGGCCGCTCCCCCTGGAGCGGCTCTTCGACAACCGGGCGGTCAGCGACGACGCCCGCCCAGCCGACGCCGACTTCGACGGTTCCGGCGGCTCCCTCTCCGCCCGGGACCTGACGGCCGCGGGCTGGACTCCCGGCCGCACCCTGGCCGTTGACGGCAGCCGACTCAGCTGGCCCCGCACCGCTCCCGGCGACGACGACAACGTGCGCGCCGACGGCCAGTCGGTGCGGGTGCGCGGCCGGGGCGACGCCCTCGCCTTCCTGGTCGCGGGCACCGGCGGCGGGGCGACGGGCACCGGGACGGTGCGCTACCGGGACGGCTCACGCGGCACCTACCGGCTCACCGCACCCGACTGGCGCACGGGCCCGCCCGCCACCAAGGCCGTCGCCCTGCCGCACATCAACACGCCCGGCGGCCAACTCGCCCAGCAGGCGAGGCTGTACGTCGTGACAGTGCCCCTCGTCCGGGGGCGCGAGGTCGCGTCGGTGGACCTGCCGCGCGACCCCGGCGCCGCGGATCTGCACGTGTTCGCCCTCTCGGTGCGCGCCCGGACCAAGGGCTGGACGGGCACCTGGTCGGCGTCGACCGCCGGATACACCACGGTGGGCCCCTGGACCGACCGCACCGTACGCCTCGTCGTCCACACCAGCACCGGCGGCCCCCGGGTGCGGATCAGGCTCGACAACACCTTCGCGGCCGCCCCGGTGCGGATCGGCGGCGCGACCGTGGCCGTGCAGGGCGCGGGGGCGGAGGCCGCGTCCGAGCCCCGGCGGCTCACCTTCCGCGGCTCGGCGGGCACCGAGATCCCGGCGGGCGCCCAGGCGTTCAGCGATCCGCTCGCCTTCGACGTGCCCGCCGACGCGAACCTCCTGGTCAGCTTCCACCTGCCGGGACCCGTGACCACGGCACCCGTGCACAGCCAGGCCATCCAGCGCTCGTACGTGAGCACGCCGGGCGACCACGCCGCGGAGAGCTCCGCCACGGCGTACACCTCGACGATCACGAACTGGCCGCTGCTCACCGGTGTCGACGTGAGCGGCGGTCCCGGATCCGTGGTGCTGCTCGGCGACTCCATCACCGACGGCGTGAAATCGACGCAGGACGCCAACCACCGCTGGCCCAACGTCCTCGCGACGCGCCTCCTGAACCAGTCGGAGGTGCCGCGCTACGGCGTCCTGAACCAGGGCATCTCGGCGAACCGCGTCGTCGCGGACCGCTACTCCGGCGACGGCGTCTCCACCGACACGGGCGGCGTGAGCGCGCTGCACCGCCTGGACCGCGACGTCCTCGCGCAGACGTCGGCGCGCACCGTCGTGGTCTTCGAGGGGGTCAACGACGTGCGCTGGGGCGCGTCGGCGGACCAGGTGATCGCGGGCCTGCGGGAGATCGCGGACCGCGCCCACGCGCGCGGGCTCCGCGCCGTCGCCGCGACGATCGCGCCCTGCGAGGGCGAGTCGCTCTGCACGGTCGCGGCCGACGCCGAGCGCCGGGCCGTCAACGCGTACCTCCGCGACAACAGCGACTATGACGCGGTGCTCGACTTCGACGCGGTGCTCCGCGATCCCGCGCGTCCGGCGCGGATCCTTCCCGCCTACGACAGCGGGGACCATCTGCATCCGGGCGACGCGGGGCTCGCCGCGCTCGCTAAGTCGGTCGATCTGCGCCTCTTGGCGCGGTGA
- a CDS encoding cation:proton antiporter, translated as MADHKGCRMRTEGAGGRGLALACVLAVLPLAAAALLLWQGVGSAPASGAGAAREGASAGSGDGMTGWRLLLALAVIIAAARAAGALFSRFLGQPRVIGEMVAGIVLGPSVLGMLTPGLYHTLFPGPLLPHIEAVSQIGLALFMFLVGLEFGAARHEGQGRTGMAVGFVGVALPCALGIGLGCAMYRTLAPHGVEFVPFALFIGVAMSVTAFPVLARLLMERGLLQSRAGSLAVLGAAVADLVCWLLLALVVTLLRSSSPLGVVRTLALTALFLAGMLLLVRPLLRKALGRPERWLPDGGLLALVLVGVLLSAVATERIGVHLIFGAFLFGAVCPAGVPALDAVQDRMQEFTTSVLLPPFFAYVGLKTDLGLLADDAGLWLWAGATLFVAVAGKIVGCAAAAALMGVGRADALRVGTLMNCRGLTELVILTIGRELGVLSPSLFTVLVLVALAATVMTAPLLDVLDRRTADAALLSIHH; from the coding sequence ATGGCGGACCACAAGGGATGCCGGATGCGGACGGAGGGCGCGGGCGGGCGCGGGCTCGCCCTGGCCTGCGTGCTCGCGGTCCTGCCCCTGGCCGCCGCGGCACTGCTGCTGTGGCAGGGGGTGGGCTCCGCGCCCGCGTCCGGCGCGGGCGCCGCGCGCGAGGGCGCGTCGGCAGGCTCCGGCGACGGGATGACCGGCTGGCGCCTGCTGCTCGCCCTCGCGGTGATCATCGCCGCCGCACGGGCCGCGGGCGCCCTCTTCAGCCGCTTCCTCGGCCAGCCCAGAGTGATCGGCGAGATGGTGGCGGGGATCGTGCTCGGCCCCTCGGTCCTCGGCATGCTCACCCCCGGCCTCTACCACACGCTGTTCCCCGGGCCGCTGCTTCCGCACATCGAGGCGGTCTCCCAGATCGGCCTCGCCCTCTTCATGTTCCTGGTGGGCCTGGAGTTCGGCGCGGCCCGCCACGAGGGGCAGGGGCGCACCGGCATGGCCGTCGGCTTCGTGGGGGTCGCGCTGCCGTGCGCGCTCGGCATCGGGCTCGGCTGCGCGATGTACCGGACGCTCGCCCCGCACGGCGTGGAGTTCGTGCCCTTCGCCCTCTTCATCGGCGTCGCCATGAGCGTGACCGCTTTCCCCGTGCTCGCCCGCCTCCTGATGGAGCGCGGCCTGCTGCAATCGCGCGCCGGATCACTCGCGGTGCTCGGCGCTGCCGTCGCCGACCTGGTCTGCTGGCTGCTCCTCGCCCTCGTGGTGACCCTGCTGCGCAGCTCGTCGCCGCTGGGCGTGGTGCGCACGCTCGCGCTGACCGCGCTGTTCCTCGCGGGCATGCTGCTCCTCGTACGACCCTTGCTGCGCAAGGCGCTCGGGCGTCCCGAGCGGTGGCTGCCCGACGGCGGGCTGCTCGCGCTCGTGCTGGTCGGCGTGCTGCTCTCGGCCGTGGCGACCGAGCGGATCGGGGTGCATCTGATCTTCGGTGCCTTCCTGTTCGGGGCGGTCTGCCCGGCGGGCGTGCCCGCCCTGGACGCCGTGCAGGACCGGATGCAGGAGTTCACCACGTCGGTGCTGCTCCCGCCGTTCTTCGCGTACGTCGGCCTCAAGACCGACCTCGGACTGCTCGCCGACGACGCCGGGCTCTGGCTGTGGGCGGGGGCGACCCTGTTCGTCGCGGTGGCGGGCAAGATCGTGGGCTGTGCCGCCGCGGCCGCGCTGATGGGCGTGGGGCGCGCGGACGCCCTGCGGGTGGGCACGCTGATGAACTGCCGCGGCCTGACCGAACTGGTCATCCTCACCATCGGCCGCGAACTCGGCGTGCTCTCGCCTTCCCTGTTCACCGTGCTCGTGCTCGTCGCGCTCGCCGCGACGGTGATGACCGCGCCGCTCCTGGACGTGCTCGACCGGCGGACGGCCGACGCGGCACTTCTATCCATCCACCACTGA
- a CDS encoding acetyl-CoA carboxylase biotin carboxylase subunit yields the protein MFRKVLIANRGEIALRVARTCRELGIAVVAVHSTEDTDSAVVRMADEAVCIGPAPARHSYLRMNNIVEAALRTGADAVHPGYGLLSEDRDFAEVCAKNGLAFVGPPAAVIEALGGKPAGRALMGRSDVPLPPGSERPPHDEADALALASALGYPLLVKAAAGGGGRGIRTADDAAGLRDAFREARAEAQQLFGDGRVYLERLVRPARHVEVQVLCDRHGGAVHLGVRDCTVQRRRQKLIEESPAPTLAPEVAREMAEAAVRGAREAGYEGAGTFEFVVDDADRFHFIEVNCRIQVEHPVTEMVTGVDLVAEQLRVAAGLPLSVRQEDVRPRGVAVECRVNAEDPDRAFAPTPGVLDVYEPPGGPFVRVDGYGFAGARVSGAYDPLLAKVITWGPDREAALARMERALGEFRIEGRGMRTTRPFLLRVLADPRFRSGRHRATYADELLAGAEADRA from the coding sequence GTGTTCCGCAAGGTCCTGATCGCCAACCGGGGCGAGATCGCGCTGCGCGTCGCGCGCACCTGCCGTGAGCTGGGCATCGCGGTGGTCGCCGTGCACTCCACGGAGGACACCGACAGCGCCGTCGTCCGCATGGCCGACGAGGCCGTGTGCATCGGCCCTGCGCCCGCCAGGCACAGCTACCTGCGGATGAACAACATCGTCGAGGCCGCGCTGCGCACCGGCGCCGACGCGGTCCACCCCGGCTACGGGCTCCTCTCCGAGGACCGGGACTTCGCGGAGGTGTGCGCGAAGAACGGCCTCGCCTTCGTGGGCCCGCCCGCGGCCGTCATCGAGGCGCTCGGCGGCAAGCCCGCGGGCCGCGCCCTGATGGGCCGCAGCGACGTGCCGCTGCCGCCCGGCAGCGAGCGGCCCCCGCACGACGAGGCCGACGCCCTCGCGCTCGCCTCGGCCCTCGGCTATCCCCTGCTCGTCAAGGCGGCCGCGGGCGGCGGCGGGCGCGGCATCCGCACGGCGGACGACGCCGCAGGGCTGCGGGACGCCTTCCGGGAGGCCCGCGCCGAGGCCCAGCAGCTCTTCGGCGACGGCCGGGTCTACCTGGAGCGCCTGGTGCGCCCCGCCCGCCACGTCGAGGTGCAGGTGCTCTGCGACCGGCACGGCGGCGCCGTCCACCTCGGCGTCCGCGACTGCACCGTGCAGCGCCGCCGCCAGAAGCTGATCGAGGAGTCGCCCGCGCCGACGCTGGCGCCGGAGGTCGCCCGCGAGATGGCGGAGGCCGCCGTGCGCGGCGCGCGGGAGGCGGGGTACGAGGGCGCGGGCACCTTCGAGTTCGTCGTGGACGACGCCGACCGCTTCCACTTCATCGAGGTCAACTGCCGTATCCAGGTGGAGCATCCGGTCACCGAGATGGTGACGGGCGTCGATCTGGTCGCCGAGCAGCTGCGGGTGGCGGCCGGGCTGCCCCTGTCCGTACGCCAGGAGGACGTGCGGCCGCGCGGCGTGGCCGTGGAGTGCCGGGTCAACGCCGAGGATCCCGACCGGGCGTTCGCGCCCACGCCGGGCGTCCTCGACGTGTACGAGCCGCCGGGCGGGCCCTTCGTCCGGGTCGACGGCTACGGCTTCGCGGGCGCGCGCGTCTCGGGCGCGTACGACCCGCTGCTCGCCAAGGTGATCACCTGGGGCCCCGACCGGGAGGCCGCGCTCGCCCGCATGGAGCGGGCGCTCGGCGAGTTCAGGATCGAGGGCCGCGGGATGCGTACGACGCGTCCGTTCCTGCTCCGGGTCCTCGCGGATCCGCGCTTCAGGTCGGGGCGCCACCGGGCGACGTACGCGGACGAACTCCTGGCGGGGGCGGAGGCGGACCGTGCCTAG